The stretch of DNA ctcctgcagctgtcttaccaggaatatagcatcagtggtgcttttccctggcatgaaaccaaactgcatctcgtccaagttgactctctccctaatcagttgggctatgaccctctctgtaaccttcattacctgatccaacagcttgatacctctgtaattatttgtatctagggcgtctcctttacctttgtagcagttgactagtatgctgctacaccagtcattgggtatgactccttcgtgtatcacctggttaattaTATGGgcgactaggttatagccgacactgccagatattttgagcatctctgcagtaattcctgatgggcctggggctttccctgtcttcatgcttctaattgccttaactaccaaagaattgTCAACTCGGATGGctagtccctctgttgggttgatattcggcagactctctttatcccattcattttctttattctttattcatagtggcatctccaaacttctctctttgcatcctcatttagtgcaaatgaaccatcatccatgcagacacatttctctcctaccacatcacgattctctctcacacactgtcttgcaacacgaaatacctcaagtctttcatcctcacggcgcagaacattggcaaattttttcttatcaaatttacatgcccataaaatgcctcgtagttcttattcagctatgtttaaacttgaagttatatcatatGCTGAAGAGCACGGTAATAGGACCaccggaagaaaatttgatgttgacgaaagcaatgtcaggttatggagaagaaataaagatgaaattaaacagataccaaagataaagaaggcaataataaaggacgttactgtatacatttttacaaaccaaggacgttatatagacctccttgactcaagttaaagaaggggtgcatattatacacaaggtttaggtttttctgaggtacagccccctaaaaatcccctgtgtattatactcaagggtggactatactcgaggatttacagtagctAAGACCTTCAGAGAAAAAGTAAATGTTAGTCATgtcatataaacataattaaaatgCACCACAGAGACCAAGAATCCTCTTGAGAGCCAGGAAATACTCTGGTCCTGATCAGTTACTGAATCTCTACAAATCTCATGTCCCACATTCGATTATGTGAACCTATCCATCATTCCCAGTCCACTGTCCTTATACTCTCTTCTAactcaccttcttgtaccttgagaatCTACCTTGATACCTCGTCACCTCCATCTTTATCTCACTTTCCAGTTACtcccacccacccttatataatatgGGTTATCCATTTACCTCCTCTGTAGCAAAATACCTTTTCCTGactaatatgctgcaaaccccTAATTTTTGTTCAGAAAAGTGGTTGTTGGGGTGGGGGGATGCATCCcgaatcattggaattttttttttttctgttgaatgaATTATGGTGATCTCCTAATATGCAACAACACCCATTTTTTGGGGGTCCGGGGAAACGGGGGAAGGaccctcggaaatttcacccccgccattttcaaatattctttgctgtgtttttttatgccCGTATTTTTAGATAACATTTCGCAGAAATACGTTTGAGAGATTTGTCTTTCAAATTTATTCAGCAATCTggaattattatatatcatcacgGATATAATTATCCTGTGATTTTAAGAGGtatgaaaaagatattttgttttaaccccttaatggattaTCCCGAATTTACTCGTGCATTgcaaatgtatctttttagaCTCGGTcgaaattaacttttaattttagcactcaaacgagtatatttgttttgtgtcgtttcatttttgagcaatcaCGAATTTACTCGCGTTGTCGTACGCCTGGCAGCACATATTCTGGTGCCATTTCAAAGAGTTTATGCTTCTGAGTTTTGAACTTTTACTTCTGTGCATATTCAGCTTCAGGAGGAGGTTGATGTCATTTTAGAACTGTCTCGTTTTGATTCtctattatttatacaaataagagaattatttacgcatttttttttcttaaaacttATGAAGATTTAGATATATTCAGCGATCACGAAAGCGATTTTTCATTTCACGATCTGGAAAGCTCTGGAGACGAATTAGACACGTGTAGTTCAGACTCTGACAATTTTTCAGAAGATGACAAAGAAGATAATCAGATAGATGCTCGTGTATGGCACGAAATCAATTGCTTGTCTGATtcgaagagaaagcagatacatgTGTGATGACTACAAGATAATTTTGTGTGTAACgccttgtttaaaaaattatcattctaaataaactatctcatttttcaaaaaaatttcctttgatttaaaagcaatacatcttataaaaaatcgaagatagttaagttatatgtatttttttaatgtccgAGTTAACTCATTTAAATCCAATtgagtaaaagtacattttaatttctataataaaaaataaaggaaacaagataaaaaaacaactttttttaaataacacagtttatataattaaaaaaggaaattaaaaaatatgcTCTGAAATGAAATGCCATGTCAAAATAATCGATCCATTAAGGGGATAATATACATTTACTtgttccacacacatacactcgtgtTTTTTTAGATGAATTctttatcattctttctctctccacagaCTTCGTTACCACTAACTTCCATAACCTCTGTATTTTCACTTATTCTTTTTAGTATTCTTTTCAAACTTGCTTGAATTTTCAATTTAATGTGGATTACACACTCTCTCGAAAAGGTATTTCTGCAATATGTCGCCTAAAATTGTgagtaaagaaagaaacataaaaaaatatctgaaaataggGTTGGGGTTCTAGGGTTCCCAACACCTCCCCCTCCCCGTTTTCCGGACCCAAAAAAGGggtaattcattcaacgaaaaaaaaaaattccattgatTCCGGAATTGGGGTGGGCGGTTTCCCACCCCACTTTTTTTCCGAACAAAAAAAAAGCGGGGGTTGCAGCATATGGTACTtaattccacgcaaaaaatccgagattttttttttttttactgaaaaatcGTGTGGTTGAAAGTATCGAAATTTACCGATTTAAATTCGTCCCAAAAATGCAGCGAAGACATTTCTACTTATCATGACCTGCGAGCTGGGGGCTCTTGTTTATTTAGACTAAAGTCGTTGGTTAGTTGAGTTGATGGTTAGATAACGAGTAAgtttacgcacacatgcatacatgaacgTACACacgtatgagtgcgtgtgtacacgtatgtatgcaggtgtgttaGAAAGAACAGACTGTAATCCCACGACTAATTCAGTgtttaaacatgaaaatatattcgCTGTCTTCCAGTaatgtagctagagtgtgtgtcgCCCGAGGTAACCCCGGAGTTTGCAACTCCACACCACTCAGAAGTGTTGTTCCTGTAAAAGCGCAAACAGGGACGGACTACCCATCtctcttccactttatttataaagTGGACCCTATCGTCGCTAAATTTACACCGAGCATTAAACTATTCAGGTTACACGAATATCTGATTTGTCGAAAGGGTTGTTTTTCCAAATCCTTTTTTATTTCCCACACTCAATAGGGTTATACACTCACGCATGGGGTTATACACCACtcatgcgtgcgcgcgcgtaagTGCGtgttatactcacacacgcacgcgcgcacacacagagagaaGAAGAGTGTTGGTTATAGATAGGCAATGTTTTTGAAAATATCGTTTTAATCTTCTTTTTATTGTATGTCATATTTTTCCCTTTTTGAATCAAGGAAAGAAAATACTAGTGATGGTAACGTTAAAATATTCgtgatgaagaattttgtaacTTTTAGTTTCACTCTTCCATCCTTCTTGTTGAAATgccgctgaggttaactttgcttttcataattcTAAGTTGATAAATTGACTATCAGTAATATCAATGTGTTACAATTGAAATAAATTGTCGGATATTAAAACTAAAAAGATAATTTTACAGTAGTTTATTTAACttctttattaatattcttttgtaaatgatgaacatttatataaaccaatcatttaagatcaataaaattttgtttgaagTAAGTCAGCACTCCATATGTGAGCTGCATATTCTTTGATAGCTCGATCACTTGAGAATTTTCCACAACAAGCTATGTTCAACAGGGATTTTCTTAGCCATTCTTTAGTATTATTATAAAGATTTTCTACATCATCTTGAGCTCTAATGTAATCTTCATAATCTTCAAGAAGCAAATAATGATCACAGTGGTACAAACTATCAAAGATTTCTATAAATAGAGAGGGATTGTCAGGACTGAAGTAGCCATCTTTAATCATGTCCATTGCCCTTCTTAACTCATCATTACGATGATAATGGCGTGATGCTGTATAGCCGGATGATCTCAAATTCTTAACCTCTTCAACGCAAAGACCGAAAATAAACATATTTGTTTTTCCAacttcttcagctatttctacaTTGGCACCATCCATTGTACCTATTGTTAATGCTCCATTGGCCATAAATTTCATGTTTCCTGTACCAGAAGCTTCTGTTCCAGCTGTTGAAATCTGTTCACTAAGATCTGTTGCAGGTATAATTTTCTCAGCCAAGGACACAcaataattttctaaataaacTATTTTAAGTTTGTTTCCTATATCAACGTCATTGTTGATAATCTTTGCCATATTATTGATAAGCTTTATAATAAGTTTAGCCATCCTGTAGCCGGGAGCGGCTTTACCACCAATTATGACGGTACGAGGAACAACAAATTTCTTTTCGTATTTGATACGACAGTATTTTGTAACTATATGAAGACAGTTCAGTAGCTGGCGTTTATATTCGTGTATACGTTTTACATGGACATCAAATAACGATGCTATGTTTATATTAATAAGGtatttctcttttatgtattctGCCATTCTTTTTTTGTGTTCCATTTTGACTTCCATTAAATCCCTTAAAATATGGCCATCATGCTCAAATTTTCTAAGGTCTCTTAAATGGCATAACTCTGTTATCCACGCATCTCCAATTCTTCCCGAAATCAAATCTGAAAGACATGGATTACTCTGAAGTATCCACCGCCTTGGTGATATTCcattggttacattttgaaatttgtGTGGCATCATCTCGTAGAAGTCTTTAAATAGTTCTTGTTTTAGTAAATTTGAGTGTAATGCGGCTACGCCATTAACTGCATGCGAACCGACTATACACAAATAAGCCATATTTACTTTTTTGTAAGGCTCTTCTTCAAATATGGACAATCTCTTTATTCGATCATCATCATTCGGCCAAATTCTTGCAACTTTTTCTAAATGTAAATGATTGATATGGTAAATAAGCTGCAGATGTCTCGGAAGTAATGTTTCCAATAATGTAACTGGCCACCGTTCAAGAGCTTCTGGCATCAATGTGTGGTTTGTATAAGCAAAAACATTGCAACTAATATCCCATGCGTCATCCCAGTCCATGCATTCATCATCAACAAGTATTCTCATAAGTTCTGGTATTGCGAATCCAGGATGGGTATCATTCAACTGTATTGCTACTTTTTCTGGTAGTTGATAAAACATGTCTCTTCCCCttcttttccttccatatttatcagctttgaaTCTTCTTATAATATCTTGTAAAGTTGCTGCTACTAGAAAATACTCTTGTTTGAGACGCAATTCTTGTCCTTCGAAGAAAGTGTCATTTGGATAAAGAACACTAGAAATATTTTCAGCTAAGTTTCTTTCCATAACTGCTCTGATGTAATCTCCGTTATTGAAAAATTGCAGCTGAAATTCTTTGGTACATCTAGCTGACCACAATCGCAGAGTATTTACTCTGTTGTTCTTGTAGCCAGGAATTGGATAATCATAAGGTGTTGCAATAACATTGTGTGTGTCCAGCCACTGAAAGCGACCTTCTATAACTTCCACTCTTCCCCCAAAACGAACGGGAATTCGATGTTCGGGTCGGGATTTTTCCCATGGGTTCCCGTATTCTAACCATTCATCTGCCGATTCACATTGCCATCCATTGTTAATTTTTTGTGTAAATATTCCATAATTATAACGAATTCCGTATCCATATCCTGTTACGCCAACTGTAGCCATAGAATCCATATAACAAGCGGCTAATCGACCAAGACCACCATTTCCTAATCCTGCCTCCTCTTCAATTTCTATGAGATTGCTCAACTTCAGATTCATTTGTCTCAAAGCTTCTTCATTAGAATACATATTTCCAAGACATAACATGGCGTTCTCTAAAAATTTTCCCATATAAAATTCCATAGAAAGATAATAAACCCTTTTTGGATCAGTATCATAATTAAATTGCTGAGTTCTGATCCAACGTCCGACAAGTTGATCTTTAACAGAATGGGCTAATGCTACATAATAATCTCTTCTGGTGGCTACATTTCTATCTTTCATACATGTGAAGTGAAGATGTCGATTGaaggattttttaatgttttctgtaCTCATCTCGTCTGCCAGTCCTGTCATTCCACACAGTGTAATTTGCTGTTGCaaaggcatgttttttttttattatttaagttttctaTTATACTTTTGTTATTAGAGTTTCTTTTCCTTTCGATTTTGTTTAAACACTCGAAATATGTAGCACGGTAAAGTCAGGATGTTTCTTTTTTGATACTGTCAACATGGctataaattacattttattacGTCACTGCACGGGTTTGCATAACCATTTTATGACATAATATTAATGGTGGATATAGATTCTGCTTTCTACCTTTATTTATGTTCAGCTttcgttataaaaaaaaataataattaaacactCCACCTCTTCGATTCCCACTTTAAAGTGGGGAATATAAAATCCTAAGGTATATTGTGGGATAATATCACTTAATCATATAATTCATCTATACAATAATGATccagttttctttattttaggGTTCAGTGAAAATTGTTTAGGTAATCAGGATTTTATATGTAATATGACTGTGAATTCAAATTTGCTACTGGCAAattgtttctatttctatttcagttTTATACTAGGTCAATTCACTTCACTATTGGGGCTATCACGAGTAGTGCGGGCAAAATCTGCATTCTCAAAATTGTGTAACATTTTGAGAAATCGTATTCCGAGCATGAAAACCAAGATCTGTATATTGAACTGCTTTGTCTACCTTGTTTTTATGTACAGAAGTAAAGCTTGGTCTATAACATCAGAAATGAGAAGGTGCTTAGAGAGCTGTGAAATGTGGTTCTTAAGGGAAATATTGAGGATAGCATAGACAGATAAAGTGTCTAATGAAGAAGAGATGACCCGAGTTGCGGTAAATAGGAAACTGCTTCGTGAGATAAGGGCCAAACAACTGAGATTTCTTGGTCATGTGATGAGGAAAGAGGGCCTGAAGAATTATGGGATGACCGGAAAGATTGGTGGGAAAAGAAGTAAACGAAGGAGAAGGATGATATGGATGTCAAGCTTGACGAACTGGTTGCAAGAAAGAGGCATTAAACATCAGGAATTGGAACTGCtacagaaaataaagagcagagaaTTGTGGCAGAACATGATCGCCTATGTCCTACATTCTGGATATGACACATAAAGAAGTTATTGGGGTTACGTACGCATTTACCTGGGAATGCTGGCTGcaaaaaaattgtatataaattctagATGGTAATTTATATTTCACATTTGTATCATGCCATGAAACCAGAGTGACATGCTATTGACATTTCTGCGGGTTTGAAGTCACCCAAAGTTACAATACTTCTTTCCTTTTCATCTGCCACTTGTATTCTTAGCATCAATGCCTCTGAAGATGATACAGTTCGACAATCATCTTAATCTTCTCctcaatttattatttctttcgtaAATAGGTCTACGAATTCTGTTTTGTCAGCGTCAAAATACCCACTTCTTCGCATCTTTTATGATGATCGAGTATCGTATAATAGCGGAAAAACGCATAAACGGTGTTCAGATTCAAAATTGACGAATTAGTGAAATGTGCTTTTGTCGACTCTTCGTTAACCACATCATCTTTATACCTTCAACATTGCAAAACATAATTGAATTTACAGAACTTTACCGGCAatagtaaaaattattttcatcccAGTATAATCCAtctttgaatagtgctttttcgATATTCACTCTATCAACTAAAACAGATTTCACCCAGAGTTACAATACTTTTTTCCTTCTCATCTGCCACTTGTATTCTTAGCATCAATGTCTCCGGTGTTCAGATTCAAAATTGACGAATTAGTAAAATGTGCTTTTGTTGACTCTTCGTTAACCACATCATCTTTATACCTTCAACATTGCAAAACATCATTAAATTTACGGAATTTTAATCCGATGCAGTTGCTGAAATTATAGAGGGTGTTCGGGCTAAACATGACAGTTTGCTTAAAAggtaaagaaaacacaatatcctatccaaaaataaaagtatcttaaaatatatatttaaaaaatatcaactagattaaagtgggagataacagtttactcaaactAACCTCCCTCAGCTTCCACTACAGTCTCATGATAACTCCGTTTCTCACTGCATCCttgggaagatcttcgaacaccttGATCTTGCCCAGCTCGGCCTTGGTGTCGTAGGCAGAGCGGTTGGTGTCTTTCACACTTAGTAATCTTTAGAATTACAATCGGAGGAATAAGGAAGCTAGAAATGGGGACTGGTGAAATGGTAGAAACTCTCTGACAACCACTTATGATCTTTCAGGAGGTATGGCTGGAAACCGAATCCTACGGTTATATATATGACTTTCCAACAGCAACCCATCTCTAGTCAGAAATTGACCACTATcttcagcagcttcacatagccgtcTGAAAATAGCCTAAGgctctgttcaaagatgtggggatgaATTCTGATACGCGGCCACAGTTAGAACGCCTACTGTGTCCCAGTTGGCCACGAGTTCGCAGTCTCCGTTGCCTCTATCCATATCATATCTTATAGCTTTTACAGTGTACACAGAGCATTAAACAGCAGTCATAACATTGGCATTTTGACGCCCGGCGCGAATCATGATGTCACAGGTAACTCTTCCAATATTCAAATGGCTTCTAGTTCTCCATATCAGATAACTTTTTGCCAACTCCAACTTGAATGTTCATGCTTTCCAATGCCGCTGACTGCTCACCAATACGTCAAAATGTTCTcgaaaaaaggagacataaaaaaaaatcgtcaaatttagctCGAACACCCTGTACAGGGCCAAACTGAGTAAGATAATACAAGTCACTCAACAAATATACATTAGAGTGTATTCATAAATAAGGGAAAACACTTGCCTGTTTGTCATGAACTTCCTTCAGGCAATATTTTCCTAAAACTTATCTTTCCCAGTATTTATCTTCGGCGTACATACTTGCCCTCTCAAAATTCTTTTTCCAACCATTCTATGTGATTTTATCATTAGCACTTCAAGAATAGGTATAGTGACAGACACGTTTAAATTGGGTTATTGAGAATTTGTGGCGTTCATACCTGTGCCGGATAGTGGTGTAGtgctaaaaaaaaattgcagaaacGCAGCTTGAAAGTGTTTTTTCAGATGGAAATGAGGAGCAACGCAAGAGCAGCGAACCCATAAAGTTGTTATGGAAGGCAATGTAAGCTcaggtaaatattttattaaactgATTTTAGTGGTAGATGGAAAGAGGTGAATCGAATCCCTTTGCTGCACTTTCAAACTTGCTGGGTTTGCAGCGAATCTGTACCACTGCGTAACATCCCATGTCTTACGGGATGATAGAGCGTTTATACCGTCGATTGAAAGCAGCTCTACGCGCTTATATCGAGTCAGACGCTTGGTTAGAAGTTTTACTAATTGTTTTATTGGAGCTTCGATCAGTTGTCAAGAAAGTATTAGGTTTTTCACCGGCGGAATTACTTTAAGGCACCCATCTTATTTTACCTGGACAGAGGTCACAAATACAACTGCACTTTATCGAAACTTCGATCCAGCAGATTATGTTTATCGTTTGCAAAAATACATAATGGAATTACCCCGTTTGGTAACCAAGTCACAATCAAATCTTTTGTTCCACCGGATATTCATAAATACACTCAgtgtaaacagtttgaaacttcgtatactggtggaatttCTCACCCAGAACAcagtttactttgaacatttttgacaaaatttcgtattttagaagttatttcgtgttaaagttgtcgtagaACAACTTCCGGATCATCTCTACtcaatgtcaccactctgttctattcgtATGTCGAACGAAGACGATGCCatctttatcctttcttcctttctagtcagtacCATACATTCCTTACTTTTTCCCTCCATACTGGCGTGCTTTTCTTTGCTTGTAAGAGTTATTGTGAATTTTGGCTACACTATATTTCGTGTTTTCTTTCGCGAGAATCTCACAGGTTCCAGGGTGACATAACGAGACTAAATTCATAATTGCATGTTTTAGACTTGAGTAATCCAAAAAAGGCTCCACGCGTAATTCTCTAATGATTGGTCATGTGACGTTGAAATATTTGGTTAAGTCCCACATTTGGATTGGTCTTGTTTTACGCGGGATACGGAACTCGTATCCGAACGGGGGcgggggagaggactcggaaaattcacacctATTgcactcttttcttctttttttgttttcgctCGGGTCAAACACTGGAGTTTGACCGAATAATATGGCAGTCGAAACTCTCCACTTACAATAGGACAATATTCCACAATGCATTTGAAGTTCTTGTACTGATTCCAACATTTTGGATACTTGACTGGTCTGTAGAGAAAATCCACTTCATGGACGTTAAAACCCTTAAGATTCTAGCATCAACTGGAAATCTCCACAGAAATAAGGATATCGACAGGCTCTATCTAAGAGAAGATAAAAGAGGTGGAGGTTTGAAATCAGCGCAGACAGCCTTCGAATGTCGTTCAGGTAGcacttgctaaacaacagcagcaaaagtaaatacattaacttagcgctgaaaagtaaagaaaatagtaTCCCACGTGTTGGCAGCGGGCTTCTTAGGAAACACGTTTTTCCTGATGACCTCCCATACAACCCCCAAATTAGCCGGACTAGCATACCTCAAAGAAGACCTGGATATGAAACGCTCAGTATACCGAAATGACCATATTTCCCGAAGACTTGAAGAGGACAGAAATATTGACATGAAGCGCAGCCTTTCTTGGACTCGTGACCACTACATCAGATCACACTTCGAAGGTTATGCATTTGCAATTCGAGAACAGGAGATTACtacgaaatctttatatataaaagtcaagttgtgtgtctgtctcctacgatttagattcctaactactcccacattttgcggggcagtttaaccaaaaccgggtatcttatagtcgtgattcatatcgagcccttctgggtattagcgcgcgtctacgatgagtctacgatttttaaaaagatttaccatcatttttttccattttaatgcattttttcgctattatataagggcagtaactctctaaaaatgtctacgatgagtcaacgatttaaaaaaaaaattaccatatttttttttccatttttaatgcattttttgctattttttggctataactctctaaaaatgcttatatagttatttcccttacaaacccgagcaacattGATTGTAACTAACAATCAGTTATTCTCTGAGGTAATAAATGAAAAGGTTTATATTTCAAGGTTAtactttttaaataattgtacagttatatattttctttagtttTATGCATCTCACttttaattatatgtaattttatctATACTTTTGTAAAAATTCTGATACCAGATTATGGTTTAAATGCAAGCGTTCCTTATTCTTCTCATTAAGATaggagaaaataaaaaccaaatgcACCATGATTTAGCGAAAGTGAACACTAACTTATCGTTACATTTCTTTGCTCTTTGGGTGTTGCCAAATATCCTCATAAAAATTGTTAAATGTTGTTTAGATGAGGTTCGATGGGGGTAGGTTTGCTGAAATAAATAAGTTCAGTTACTCTGAGAAGTGGCTTTTCAACTAGGTTTAGAGTTTGGTCAGCGAAAAGTGTCAGTACGGTGACGTTAGTGAAATTCGCGTACCGCGCTGATAAAAAGTGTTCTAACATATTTTGGGTAGTGCTTAccataaatataagttaaaaggGATGATTTCAGTGGCGTAGCAAGAGAAGCCAATAGTCTCATCCTTCGTTGATAGGGAGTAAACCGTTACATTTCAAAAAGTGGGGTAGATCACAagtgcaaaatataaaaaagaaagaaaatggcccACACAAATTCTTCGGCTTCGTGCTTCATCCTACACCGTAACAGAAATACAGGGACCGTGAAGCAATAATTA from Octopus sinensis linkage group LG2, ASM634580v1, whole genome shotgun sequence encodes:
- the LOC115226519 gene encoding glycogen phosphorylase, brain form-like produces the protein MPLQQQITLCGMTGLADEMSTENIKKSFNRHLHFTCMKDRNVATRRDYYVALAHSVKDQLVGRWIRTQQFNYDTDPKRVYYLSMEFYMGKFLENAMLCLGNMYSNEEALRQMNLKLSNLIEIEEEAGLGNGGLGRLAACYMDSMATVGVTGYGYGIRYNYGIFTQKINNGWQCESADEWLEYGNPWEKSRPEHRIPVRFGGRVEVIEGRFQWLDTHNVIATPYDYPIPGYKNNRVNTLRLWSARCTKEFQLQFFNNGDYIRAVMERNLAENISSVLYPNDTFFEGQELRLKQEYFLVAATLQDIIRRFKADKYGRKRRGRDMFYQLPEKVAIQLNDTHPGFAIPELMRILVDDECMDWDDAWDISCNVFAYTNHTLMPEALERWPVTLLETLLPRHLQLIYHINHLHLEKVARIWPNDDDRIKRLSIFEEEPYKKVNMAYLCIVGSHAVNGVAALHSNLLKQELFKDFYEMMPHKFQNVTNGISPRRWILQSNPCLSDLISGRIGDAWITELCHLRDLRKFEHDGHILRDLMEVKMEHKKRMAEYIKEKYLININIASLFDVHVKRIHEYKRQLLNCLHIVTKYCRIKYEKKFVVPRTVIIGGKAAPGYRMAKLIIKLINNMAKIINNDVDIGNKLKIVYLENYCVSLAEKIIPATDLSEQISTAGTEASGTGNMKFMANGALTIGTMDGANVEIAEEVGKTNMFIFGLCVEEVKNLRSSGYTASRHYHRNDELRRAMDMIKDGYFSPDNPSLFIEIFDSLYHCDHYLLLEDYEDYIRAQDDVENLYNNTKEWLRKSLLNIACCGKFSSDRAIKEYAAHIWSADLLQTKFY